The genomic region CACCTTCCTCTATGCCCTCAACTGCCTCCGGTGATTCAAATATGGGAAGTCCAATGTTAATAGCATTTCTATAGAAAATTCTCGCGAACGACTTTGCAATTACCGCAGAAACTCCAGCTGCCTTAATTGCAATGGGAGCGTGTTCCCTTGAAGAACCGCATCCAAAGTTCTTCCCGGCAACTATTATGTCTCCCTCCCTTACTTTCTGAGGAAACTCAGGGTCTGCATCTTCCATTACGTGCTTTGCTAATTCCTTTGGGTCAGATGTATTGAGATATCTTGCTGGAATAATTTCATCAGTATTGATGTCATCTCCAAATTTAAAAGCTCTTCCTTTAAACACTTTTTCCATTCTACCTCCTACGGAAAACTTTGTTTCTGGAATTGTAAAATCCTTTGTTATTTTTATCAACTTTATTATGAAGTATTAGAGCTGGAAGGAAATTATTGGCGGGAAAATAAAATGGAGCGGGCGACGGGATTCGAACCCGCGACCCTCAGCTTGGAAGGCTGATGCTCTAGCCAGCTGAGCTACGCCCGCTCTTTGTGTCTAAGAAATATAGGTTTCAATCTCTCAATGTCAAGTTAGTTGGTTGCGGGGGCGGGATTTGAACCCGCGACCTCCGGGTTATGAGCCCGGCGAGCTACCGAACTGCTCTACCCCGCGTCAGTGGTGGAGGGGGCAGGATTCGAACCTGCGTAGGCGTAAGCCGGCGGATTTACAGTCCGCTGCCTTTGACCACTCGGCCACCCCTCCACGTATGGTGCCGGCTGAGGGAGTCGAACCCCCGACCTGGTGATTACAAGTCACCCGCTCTAGCCAGCTGAGCTAAGCCGGCACATCGTGGACGATGGATAATATAGGAGGATTAAACGCTATGTCAAGAGGTTGTTCTCGTTCAATACATGGTGGACACCC from Balnearium lithotrophicum harbors:
- the leuD gene encoding 3-isopropylmalate dehydratase small subunit, which encodes MEKVFKGRAFKFGDDINTDEIIPARYLNTSDPKELAKHVMEDADPEFPQKVREGDIIVAGKNFGCGSSREHAPIAIKAAGVSAVIAKSFARIFYRNAINIGLPIFESPEAVEGIEEGDIVEIDPSTGVIKNVTKGTEFKANPISEDIRQIMQAGGLMEYAKKKLGL